The Juglans regia cultivar Chandler chromosome 1, Walnut 2.0, whole genome shotgun sequence nucleotide sequence gtttGACGAAGGTGTAGACCATGTTTGTTACAGGTTGCCTGGACACCTCGGAAGAAGCTGAGTTCATCCAAATCTTTAacaagaaatgattatttaagagACAAAATAAATGAGTCAATGGCAGCCTTGCTTGAACCAGTTACAAggatgtcatccacataaattAGGATATACAATTTCACAGAATCATTGGTATAGATAAATAGGGAATAATCAGCATTAGATTCAACAAAACCATATTCCaaaagagattgagagagacGGCGAAACCAAGCACGTGGTGCTTGTTTCAGGCCGTATAGTGACTTGTGTAGTCAGCAGACATAATCTGGATAATTCTCATCAACGAATCCCTTAGGTTGCTCTATAAAAACCTCTTCATCCAACAAGCCATGCAGAAAAGCATTTGAAATATCTAGTTGATGGATATTCCAGTTAAAGGATACTGCTAAAGCAAGAATCATGCAAATTGTGGTGTGTTTCACCACTGGAAAAAAAGTTTCTCCATAATCAATCCCATATTGTTGATCAAAACCTTTTGCAACTAAACGCGCTTTATAGCGCTCAATAATTCCATCAAAGAGACGTTTAAGCttaaaaactcatttattctGAACTATATACTTACCAGATGGTCGTGGACAGAGGGACCAAGTTCCATTTACCATTAAGGCATCAAATTCCAGACCCATCGCAGCACGCCACTCAGGAGAAGTCACAGTTTGTGCGTAGGTGAAAGGTTCAGATTCAGTGACCACCGTTGAGAGAACCTGCAATGGGTAGCGAGTTGAGTATACTGTGAAGCTTGGAAACTGTTTGGGTTTGGAATTGCCAGTCATAGACCGAGTAGTCACTCTGGTTTCAGTTTGGGTGGGTACCGACGGAATGGGTGTCACAGTATCAAGGATGGTCTGGGTTTCgatttatgtgaaattttcGGGTTGGAGATTTTGGGAAAGAGGAGGCAGAGGTTGCGGGGAAGGGTGggttttgttttcaatttgggTTGGAGAGGGTTCAATTGTAGAAGGTGGTATCAACGGGTCTGGGCATGAGATTTCAGGAAGGAACATACCTGAGGAGACTTCATTTCGCGAGGCATTTGAAGAAAGGACCTCTGCTTTTGCTGGAAAATTTGCTTCGTGAAAAACAACATTGCGGGAAATATACACACGTCCAGACATATAGTCAAGACATCTATAGCCCCTTTGTTGACTAGCATAGTCAAGGAAAATGTACTCATTACTGCGGAAAGAGAGTTTGTGTTTTTCATATGGTCTGAGTAATGGAAAGTAGGCAGatccaaatattttcaaatgagaatattttggaatttttttatgaagcaTGTAAAATTGGAGTGAGGTTGTTTAACACTCTTGTTGGGAGTCTGTTTATGAGATAAACAGATGTAAGAAAAGCATTAGCCCAATAAGTGTTTGGTAGGTGAGATCGAGCTAGAAGAATTAACCCAGTCTCAACAATATGGCTATGTTTTCTTTCAGCGATCTCATTTTGTTGAGATGTGTGAGGACAAGTTAAGCgatgaaaaatgtcattttcttgtaaaaatgatttaaagGAGGTGGAAAGAAATTCTCCACCACTGACAATTTGAAGTTcttgaattttacaataaaagacaTTTTCCACAAGTGCTTTAAATGTGGTAAAAATTGCAAACACCTCATGTTTTGATTTAATGGGATATAACCACATAAAGCGGGAAAAGTCATCAATAAAGAGAATATAATACTTAGCACCACCAACCGAGTACAAAGAAGTCCATACATCGGAATGAATAAGAGCTAAAGGCTGAGAAGATTGACGAGTTGAATCACTAAagggtttttgttttgattttcccAAAGGACACGAtgaacaaaattcaaatttattggAATTGGAAacatctaaatattttgaacgAAACAAATGATTTAAGACAAATTGAGACCGGTGGCCTAATCGATCATGCCACATGTCAAGAGTGGTGGACACGAGATTGGCTacaaaacatgaaattttatttgaagaagATTTATTGGCTGCTATGGGATAGAGTCCATTCTCAACTTGCCCCAAGAGTAGAAGTTGCCCTGTGTTGTTCTCCTTCATAGAAAAATCACTTCCAGTTAATACAAAATAACAATCATTgtctaaataaaaacaattgatggaaattaaatttgaagatgcatttggACAATGAAGGACATTGGAgagattgaaatttgaatttggtGTTTTGAGAGATGAGGTACCCATGTTTTTAATCACCAAACCTGAGCTATTTCCAACCGTTATAATGTCTCCTCCTTCATAGGGCTGCGAGGAGGTGAGATTTGATGTGTTACTGGTAATATGGGTATTGGCACCACTATCAGCATACCACACCTATTGAGCATAAGAGTTATTGCCTTCTGCAGCCATAGCGGCAAGATCCGATGGTGGTAATCGACCTTGGTAGGTGAAATCAAACCGATGATAACAATCAAGGGCTTTGTGGCCTTTTTTCTCACAAATCTGACAGACGAGCCGGTTATCACTTGTTGGGGAAGCATTTGGCCTGTTATTGGAAGAGCCCATGTGAGTTGATGGGCGATTTGGGGACTGGGTCTGTTGTGAGAAGCTCGGCCCGGTAGGTTTCTTTAGAGAGCCAAGCTTCGGATGAGCTGCAGTAAAGGCAAAGTTTGTGTCGGCAGGTACAGAGGAAGGAGGCACCTCCATTAACGTCTCAAAGTTGAGCAGCTCGGTTTGGAATTCATCAATGGGCAGATCCTGATTTCGGGTTGCGAAAGTGTAGGAAGTGACGAACGGCATGAAATGTTGTTTAAGGCCACTCAAGAGATAGGTTATCAAATCTTGTTCTTCGACTGGTTTGCCAGCAACAGCAAGTTGATCTGAAAGAAGTTTAGCTTCTTCAATATATGAGAGGCAAGACCGATTCCCttgtgagatagtttgaagttGCCGTTTGAGAAAGGCAATTCTGGAGCGCAAGGTAGATGAAAATCGAGCTTGAAGGGAGTCCCAAACCTGTTTCGAAGTTTTCAAATTAAGGATGTTGGAAACTAATTTTTCCGCAATAGAGGCATATAGCCAACTGAGGACGCTGTTATCTTGTTTAGACCAGCGTGTATAGTCTGGATTGAGGGTGTTATCTGGGAGAGTTTTGGTTGGAGCAAGGTTGGAGCCATCAACAAGACCAACCATGTCATGACTCttcaagaaaacaagaaattgGATCCTCCAGGTAAGATAATTGGGGCCATCCAATTTGGAAAACTGGGGAGTAGTTTGGGAAGAGGCCATTGTGTTTGTGATGAAGTGGGGAAGCAAAGCGTGTAGGATCTTTGTTTGGCATTAGCCTTAGTGgcctgataccatgtaagagtCTGAAACACGAATATGGATGAATAATGAAAAGCCAACTTACCTTTCCGATACATTTCATTCACTTTAACTAATACATTAGTCAACATATAGGTTACAGCTTTACAagttaaatatgaaaaacaacaaatttaTAGGAGCAAAAAGATGGCAATGTATACAAGACAAGATCAAGGAATCAAGGAGTAAAATCTGGGATTTGAATATGTGCTGCACTTTCAGAATTTCCATTTGTAGCTGCTGCTTTGAAAGGCTCTTTAATGTCCGCTGCATTTTTGGCTATTTCAGTGGGATTTGGTCTAACAAACAGCCCAACCAACCTCCCCGTTGCCATTACTCCTCTGTTTTAAAGCGCCAAAACAGAGCAATTTTGTGCTCTCAGCCCAGATACCTCCCATGCACGACCACCCACTTAAAATCGACGCCAACTGCACCCAAGCCACCATAAGCCTCTGCTTCACGTTGGCTTCAAAATgtacatcttttttttcttgatttggttTTTTGGTCGGCTTCAAATGGAGTTAACATCTTTCTCAAAAGGACTAGATGGGATCCGCATACCAAACTATGGTTTTAGAATCAATGCGAGATGGGatttgagagtgagagagggagagagagaagccaaACCCAAAATTGCGGAAGGAGTGTGGAGCGTTGCGCTTAGAAGGTCGCTGCCAAATGACGACGACGACACTCGCTCTCTCAGATGCTAAGCTACCTTTCGTCTGCTTTTGTTTtcgtgtttttttatttttttgaaatgtcAAAATCGGCACGTCCCATgcattttcatgttttaaacCGCAAGAGAAGTCTTGAACAAAATAAAGTCGGATTTTAAGAATAAACTACTAAACTGAAATGTAGTTTAGctacaaacaaaatataagagTGCGAAACTGGTGCATCATGATCAACCACTGCCTCCGTAACCAAACTCCTCATACAGCAAGCTGCTTACTTCTCTGAAGAATTGGGTCCACGCTTCTTTCCAAATCCAACTACGGCGGTGATGAAGCGGCGATTGTACTGCATACGCTTGTGGGCGCAGCCTCgcagcttcttcttcttgtcctGCTCGGCCACCTTTGGAGTCTGACCCCTCACCTTTTCGGCACATGCCAGCGATCCGTGAACCTTATCCATGAATTAGTTTGCTTCTTGCTGTGATGGAACCGCCGGCAAACACTTGACAAGCGAGAGGGATCAGACCCTGAGAGGCTAAATGTGTTGCAGCTTTGTTCTCGTATTTTCCTTCTgggtttgctttatttttttaaataatatatatatatcggctGACATCACGATTTCCCAACGGTTCCCCAACCCCCGGTTGGCTGTAGCAGTATAGGATTATTGATGAAGATTATATATGCTTGTTCTGGTTTCAGCTTCTATCTATTTTGTGCAAATCAGAACCACCCGATCAATGACAGAGATGATCTGTGACCCTAGTCATGATCGATGCCGTTGAtcaagtagtagtagtagtagtactggtgATTATGGCGGGACTTTGAACCGGATTTGTTAATTTGCGGGAGAACATTATATTAGAAGAACTGAGTGCA carries:
- the LOC108990468 gene encoding 40S ribosomal protein S30-like, with product MDKVHGSLACAEKVRGQTPKVAEQDKKKKLRGCAHKRMQYNRRFITAVVGFGKKRGPNSSEK